Genomic segment of Triticum aestivum cultivar Chinese Spring chromosome 6A, IWGSC CS RefSeq v2.1, whole genome shotgun sequence:
AAGAAGAGGAGTAGGAAGAGGCCGGCGGAGGAGTCGCGGTTGGAGGTCCTTTATGATGACGGGTTCGGGAGCGTCACCATGAAGGATTACCGGGAGGCGGTGAGGGCCATGCCCAGGGACGACGGCGGGCCGCCGCGGTGGTTCTGCCCCGTGGAGTGCGGCCGGCCGGAGGTCGACAGGGCGCCGCTGCTGCTCTTCTTGCCAGGTTGGTTGGTCTCGGAGATACTGCTCAACGATATTGTTCGTTCTTGTAAGCAAAATCGATCGTGTGTCTTTCCTCTGCTCGAAGCCTAATgctgttttattttaattttttttggatCTGAGCTGCAGGAGTCGATGGTGTTGGAATGGAGCTCATTCTGCACCACAAATCACTGGGCAAGTGAGTATGGTTTTGTTTCTATATCAAAAGAGGACAGTCAACCATTTGGAAAATACTGTCCTTTTATGCTTTAAAAAGTTGTCCATCATGATAGTCATGCGCCATACTATATTACACTGTCATTTCTTGCTTGTATGAAGTAAACCCATGATAATGGGTGTGTAGACCGGGGTGTCACATCGGTGAAATATTCTGTCAAAAGAAAGAAGTAAACCCTTGTTTATGTTCTAATTAAACTTTTCATCTTCTTTTTATGCAGAGTATTTGAGGTTTGCTGCTTTCATATACCAGTAAATGCCCGCACACCATTTGAAGGTATCGATGGAGGAATATTTCATATATTATTATTTTACATTTGCTTGACATCTCTATGCCCTCGCAAGTACTTGACCGTCTTTACTTGCTATAGAAAGACCTCAAATGGACAAATCTTAAACAAGGAGACAACGGTGTCCCATGTGTAGAGCACGTGGGGTGGTGATTGTTTGATTCTTCTCTTGCTTATCCTATGAAAAAAATAATAGAGTTAGAACATCTATAGTAGGACCTCAAACCCCTCTTAAATGGCTGTGCGGACGGCCCGGTCACTGATCGGTCAAAATAAGCGACTCAGACGAGCACCTCAAACCAGTCTCAAACGTCCGGGCTACCTGGCACCTGGCACCACTCATATCCAACTCCAATTTGGGGTGAATATGGCGTTGCCCGGACAAATCTACCACGTCGGATCCGGTCTACGCTGGCCCATCCGACCTCACATATTCGTCCACATTCGATCACCAGGTCAAACCCTAGCCGCTCCACTCCAGTCCACTCTGCCCCAAGCTCCTGTCCGGTGATCTCCGACTCCGACATGGCGGGCAGCGGATTTGACTCCGACCAGTCCGGATCCGTCGATTGGGTGTCGTCCCGTGTGGGTTGGGGGGAAGGGGTGCTATGATCGTCCACATTTCCCTCCGCCACTCCCGGGAGGACTGCGCTCGACCGACGGGGGGTCTGTCCGGCGCGAGTCCATTGCATCGGCGCAACGGGCGCTCAGATCCGTCGGGGCTGGATCATCATGGTCCAGTAGCCTCCCCATCTCTGGTCCGCCGGAGTATGAGTGCTATAGGACCGGTGTGCCCGTCATGGGAAGGGAAGGATAAGGGTAGCCGGCGGCACGCGCTGTCGTAGAGGAGGAAGCCATCTGTGCCCGCATCCTCAAGAAGCGACAGTGGAGGAACACGTGCGCCCTTTCCCGAGAGCAAAATCGAGCAGTCTATGCCATGGTCGGGCTGCCGACCAAAGGCGAGAAGGAGGACAGCGACCGGCCGGACATCTCCGGCAACGAGCAGATTCGACTCGATCCATTTTGCGTTTTTGAGTGCTACTTCCGCGAGAAAGACGACAATGGCGCCGGGAAAGGCAATGGCTGCCATGGATGGTCTTATCCATAGCTAATATATAGATAGAACATGCTAATTTTTGATAGTCCGATGACACATCCTGATGTAGTAACCGGATGACTTGTGTTGCAACGTTTACGTACATTGCATGcgttttgtatggatttgagatttACTAATTGAGGTGTGCGGTTGTACAAAAATATATTTAAAGTGTAATCAGTCGCTGCCCACGAACGCGTCCGGGCATGTCTGCGGGCATTTGAGGAGGAAGATTTACCTACCGTGGCTGTAGAGTAGATGCTCTTATGCATTTCCTATGTTTATCACCGTTATATCTTACAAAGATTAGTGACTGAGGATTCATTGTATGATCACAACAGTTAAAATACTGCTAAATTTAATATATCTTTTTTAGCTTACATCACATTTGCACGCTTGACGCCTGCTTAATTATAATGTATACAGGTTTATTACAAATTGTGGAAGAATATGTCAAACATGAGAATGCTTTGTCGCCAAGCAGACCAATATATATAATTGGGGATTCTTTTGGTGGATGTCTTGCAATTTCAGTGGCAGCTCGCAATCCAGAAATCGACTTGGTTCTTACACTAGTAAATCCAGGTAGGTGAAATAACATTTAGCTGATCCAGATATTGATTTGGTTCTTACACTCCTGGTTTTAGAGTATTATAGTAATATATAATCTGATTTTTCAGCAACATCATCTGCAAAAGCTTCGTTGCAGGCAGTATTGCCTCTTTTGGAAGCAGTGGCGAGCAACCTTCCATTTATACATCCTCACCTTCTCAAATATTCAATGGGTATATTTCTCTTAACTTGTCAATTATGCTTATAGGTAAAATAAATCTCCATACTTAGAGTGCGCGGTGACAATTTTactttgactatatatatatatatatatatatatatatatatatatatatatatatatatatatatatatatatatatatatatatatacggtagCGCTAAAGTGAGCGTGAGCGCAAATACTCTAATCCTGCGCTCCGGCTGCTGCGTGCGCGCCGCTTCACTAATCTCAGTAAAAAACCTATCAGACATAGTAAGGAAATTAAACGGTTATTGGTTGGGCCAAACCACTCCTCCGCCTTGTCCATGTGTGATCGTAAAATAAGTAATACTGGTAGTAATCCTATTACGGACTCCAACGAACCATTTCTCCAACCCTTAATCGTTTAGTAAAGTTGCCTGTTGAAAATAGTAATCTTGTTACTGCCTTGTATCATACTAGTCCTGCATTGAATCGGTATGGTAATCCAGTTACCATGCTGACACACACAAAATAATTCATAGTAACACGTGTATTGAGTATAGTAATCTTGTTATTGGCTATCATCAAAAAGTGTCACGCACCAATTCGTCACACACAAAAGTAATGGGACAAACCAGTTTTACTACCAGTACGATTTACTATCGTACTATGGGTCAATCCCTTGTAAAACACATCCGCTTTGGTTACGTTGATAGATGCTCATTACGGTTGATTCCTGGGACGTCTTGGCCTGGATGGATTAACTAACTAGCACGTCGGTTGAAAGATGGGTCGGAGCGTAGAATAAAGAAAATGCGCTCAGGCTCACTTTAgcaaccctatatatatatatatatatatatatatatatatatatNNNNNNNNNNNNNNNNNNNNNNNNNNNNNNNNNNNNNNNNNNNNNNNNNNNNNNNNNNNNNNNNNNNNNNNNNNNNNNNNNNNNNNNNNNNNNNNNNNNNNNNNNNNNNNNNNNNNNNNNNNNNNNNNNNNNNNNNNNNNNNNNNNNNNNNNNNNNNNNNNNNNNNNNNNNNNNNNNNNNNNNNNNNNNNNNNNNNNNNNNNNNNNNNNNNNNNNNNNNNNNNNNNNNNNNNNNNNNNNNNNNNNNNNNNNNNNNNNNNNNNNNNNNNNNNNNNNNNNNNNNNNNNNNNNNNNNNNNNNNNNNNNNNNNNNNNNNNNNNNNNNNNNNNNNNNNNNNNNNNNNNNNNNNNNNNNNNNNNNNNNNNNNNNNNNNNNNNNNNNNNNNNNTGGACTATTCTGTTACCCTCGCCCCCTATAAGGCGCGACGCGTCCACGACCGATCCAGCCCCAATCCGACTCGCTTCCTACCGCCGGAGGCAGCCGTCGCGGGCGCAGCCGGAGCGAGAGAGCCCGCGGCGCCGTGATTGGCCGGCgacggatccgccgccgcctcctcattCCTTTCGTCGCCGGATCCATTGTCGGGGTCGTCATCCCTGCCTCCTGCCTCCTTCCGTCGCCGGATCCATCGTCAGGGTCGTCATCCctgcctcctgcctccctccgtcgccggatcCATCGTCGGGGTCGTCATCCCTGCCTCCTGCCACCCTCCGTCGCCGGGTCCATCATCGGAGCCGTcatccccgcctcctgcctccctccgtcgtCGGGTCTCCTTCTCCGGGGCAGTTATCCCCGCAAGGTGCTTCCTCTACGAACCTCTTCGCTAGACGTCCACCACAAGCAGGTGCTGCGTCAATGGTGCCGCCTCGCAAGAACATGCCAGTAAGACGCAcacgagaggtagaagaagaagacaGTACACTGGAGGTAATGTCTGCTCCCCACGTTTGTGTCACTCCATCAGTTCGTCAGTCCTGCTATGAAGAAGAACCCGATGGTACATTGCAAATGCTAGCATCAGTTCATTGacacccctgccacttgatgcacgattaggatgtcgaggttactgtcagtgcatctaatatgctatcttcaGTTCAAGTTAAAAGAAAAATAACACATATGCGTCAGTCCAGGTATTGTGACAAGGTTCAGCTACCGCTGAgagttgtatgttgttattcctaagagtacaagtcatgtaaTTGCGTCAGTTCGAACGAGTAACAAAACTGTTACCAAAAAAAAATTATAATTGCTACACAATAAGTTCAGTGATACATAAGCTAGCAGTACTTGTAATGTATATGCAttgatgcacgattaggatgtcgaggttactgtcagtgcatctaaATACTATCTTCAGTTCAAGTTAGAAAAAATAGCACATATGCGTCAGTCCAGGTAGATAGTGACGAGAGAGTGCCAcagttacacagtaagttcaatgatacataaactaggagtacttcaAGTGTAGTTGCATAAGTTACAGAAGAACAAAGGAGAAGTCATGCATGAGTTCAATGTCCAGTTTACAAAACAGTGCTAAAAAAACAGTACATCAGTACATCCGTGTTTGAACATGAACGTTCATCAGTTCGACTGAAAAACGAAACCAGATTAATCCCAAAAACTTTTGAATGTTGTTTGCAGAAGCATGCAAGGCGGCGCACGCAGCAAGCATTTCATGAGCAAAACAGATATGGGGCAccacctggttgggtaacaccagaaataccgCCTGGATATTTCAACAGTACATGCAGATTTGAAGATACACCGCAATCATTAGAAGCACGGACAGGTCCTTCTATACAGCAAACAACAATGTCTGGGAATGCAAGCTTTGCCGCTACTGGGTTGCAACTAGGCCAACAATATCaccaacaacaaatgttttccttccccAGCGCATAAGaaggcttccaccagtcgctctgtcaacatcaatcatccgtgctgcaaaaGCAGTTGTGACGGGAAGACCAGGGCAAAAGACAGAAATTTTGGCCACTCTAGCAGGTTCaaaagtacaagatatgagccatatagacaggagcaacATCATAATGAATCTGAGGAGAGACGTCCGTACAACGAGAGACGGAGATCTTCGTCattgttgctccctccaagagatgcattgctacatgtgccaagggtgacaccaccgGCGCCCATAAACCAGGGAGAACAACAAACACCAGAGGCAGCccagagctatacacatgtaagtatccatatagaaaaaaaaatacaagcacagtccataccatggtgctgtgaccaccccatctaacatttttGTTTTGTCACTATTGTGTGTAGCCACCTGACATTGAAGCTTAtgttctgccaaggctagagatgaGGTTTGAAACTTTCGAAGAAACTAAGAACTTCTACAACGTATATGCAAAGCACGCTGGTTTTGCTGTCAGGGAAGGCCCCAAGTTTAAGACCAgagcctacctttattgcacgtgccATGGAGTTTATGAATCAAAGGTGTCTGAAACAAATAGACAGCGGAACAAAACGACAGCCAGGACTGACTACagggctaaaatgaggctgaagattgaaaaggatggaacacttgtcgtaaaagagatagtctgggaacacaaccacaggctacagctcactccacaaatgcttgtcttcttgcactcccacaaaaattttgacaaaacaatcttggagtacgtcaagtacctgcagttcaaaggcattgaacacgcgcaaatcatgagcattctgggcggtgatgaccctggtagctacttcctcgaaatgaatgccaaagacctgattaacatgtaagtacaaacttgttctcctcccataaaccgcctacgtcttttttcctctgtcagtacaaacatatCAAGTAACGCATCACCTgacgccagttcaacatgcatttttcaATGAAACTTTTTATATGCaggaaagcaaagaattcaaggattgatgatgtggatgatgtcctaaagactgtcaacttctttagggagatgaaagctataaacagggaattcttctgtgacatgcaactcgatgagtccgacagagttaagaacatattctgggcgaacgCAAGCTGCCGAGGCGCATATCAGGACTTCGGTGACTGCGTAACATTTGACACCAcgtacaagaccaacaagtaccatatgccacttggggtgtttgtcggtactaacaaccacttacagactacattctttggtttcgccctgataagagatgaggatgcagaaTCATTCAGATGGTTGTTCAAGACGtttttaaggtgcatgagagggaaggctcctacatgcatcctcacaggtacaaccgcgaaaaccacccccaaccaccaccaccaccccctacccccaaaaaaataaaaggaaattaACACGGTAAAAAATGTTGTGTCagttctatttatatatatgcaccACCATATGCTGACCACTCCGAGTCtattttctcattaccagaccagtgccAGGCAATGGCTTTGGCGATCGCAGATGTTTTCAAGAACACAATACATAAGCTATACCGCTGGCACATTAcgaagaagtacagggaacacctcgCGTACCTATATTTCCTGCACGAGGACCttaaggatgaattcacatcaattctcaactggcccctcatgccaactgagtttgaggatgcctggaaaagactcatggataagtacaacctccatgatgatgccacaatggtgggcatgtggaacgagcatgagaaatggatatcagcctacttcaaagaaattttctgcgccaaaatgacatccacacagcgaagtgagagcatgaactatgtgctcaagaagaactacGTAAATGAGAGACATAACCTACACCGATTTGTCAGCCAGATAAACTCCTGCGTCAAAAGCAGGAGGCAGACAGAGAaccaggagacaatgggtaaccgggtatagctctatcacttgtcgtaagacaaaaaattacatgcttactaaagtaaaaaCTTTATTAGAAGTTTTTCCTGCGAGAAAACTAACAATTTGGTCATCATTCTTGCATCTGCAGACGGAACAAAACACgctgaccttctatgggtttgacacccagatggcaaagcTGTACACGCGAGTTGTGTACAGCGAGATCAGAGATAGGCTAAAACTGAGCACTCTCTTCACGGCGATAGAGacggaagagcccacaaagtacctagtgcgctacaaccacccgcaaaaactgtctgtgtaggctcagcacgcgttccaggtggttgcagaccccgtgggagaaacatatgagtgcgagtgcaggctatgggaccacacaggtgaggactacaaaaaagatgttacatactCTACTACttttttttgcaaagtttttgttcgaatgaaatgacaaaaaacatgcacctcttccaaaaacaaatacaggtcttttctgcgtgcatgtcctgtgcatgatgcagacaattaaggctCAAAGCGTTCCAGAGAAATACATACTCAAGAGATACACCAAACGACCGAATATCCAGCCAACATTTGacagaaatgacttgaggacagtagcgtcaaacaaggcatcccaatactgcattgaaatctcactgctgacgctgaacatgagggtgcacagaaaaagcttgagaagccaagagcaaatggcaaggacgcgggtcgtcatggacaaacttgaacaagaactcgacgccatgcattctGCTGACAATGGGGGTGTCGCGGACAATGAAGCCATTGAgcaggatattgctacaatgttGTCCGAGATGAACCATATGGGAGCTATTGACCCGTTTGAGAAcgaggaagaggagcagcagcaaccGGAGCTTGCCCGTGTGGACACTCAAGAGCAACGACAAACTCACATGCAagatcatgagcttgatggtgCTGTAGGCGAACGACATGACAATAGCA
This window contains:
- the LOC123132106 gene encoding protein FAR1-RELATED SEQUENCE 5; protein product: MRFETFEETKNFYNVYAKHAGFAVREGPKFKTRAYLYCTCHGVYESKVSETNRQRNKTTARTDYRAKMRLKIEKDGTLVVKEIVWEHNHRLQLTPQMLVFLHSHKNFDKTILEYVKYLQFKGIEHAQIMSILGGDDPGSYFLEMNAKDLINMKAKNSRIDDVDDVLKTVNFFREMKAINREFFCDMQLDESDRVKNIFWANASCRGAYQDFGDCVTFDTTYKTNKYHMPLGVFVGTNNHLQTTFFGFALIRDEDAESFRWLFKTFLRCMRGKAPTCILTDQCQAMALAIADVFKNTIHKLYRWHITKKYREHLAYLYFLHEDLKDEFTSILNWPLMPTEFEDAWKRLMDKYNLHDDATMVGMWNEHEKWISAYFKEIFCAKMTSTQRSESMNYVLKKNYVNERHNLHRFVSQINSCVKSRRQTENQETMGNRTEQNTLTFYGFDTQMAKLYTRVVYSEIRDRLKLSTLFTAIETEEPTKYLVRYNHPQKLSV